One genomic window of Aquisalimonas sp. 2447 includes the following:
- a CDS encoding patatin-like phospholipase family protein, whose translation MREDYPRALADQEQALLQRRRVAARAAQDGGGVGFGLSGGGIRSATFTLGFFQALARAGLLRHVDYLSTVSGGGYFGAFLGQLFRRPEVVTGVDDVEAILAGQPSSRPDSANDIERTRRGILSYLRENGRYLSPRGTGDLLLGAAVLLRNLVSVHLVLAMLVLLALLLAQLAYLPIVSAVAGTVNTIAAWPLISPYLFLAGLTVVFAAGPAGWAYWLIGHPRSVPRREFIANLGPPVLLLLLSLAALVVGATGVDNATALLLGGTTGSLVAATVLLIFLFTDRALLRIVESGIGSGEDESAVHVAAARSGVSRAFLRALTVAAALLLLGLVDTAGGLLAGWSADEAATGQLTALAATLAGILAGAQRLIARIVPETHERPAIPLAVTALLLAIGLLLVYLVIMAALAHGLTGAHGVLITGDAAEARVGLAFGVVLILAALVACFGNSMAFLNRSGHHALYMARLTRAYLGASNPRRHGGTDSTVLRVQPGDNTSLQAYHRIAAHETDEEARAAAPLHLVNVTVNETIDGHSQIQQRDRGGTTLAFGPCSLSVGIRHHAVFAPGSAHVPDSPVTVFPDNATDPGYRVFAYAREDDADPAYTGEPLSLGNITAISGAAVSTGLGSRTSLAMSVLIGLANVRLGYWWDSGVDPDNRPCDGRPRAGWRRVFTRALPVYSFLLGELLARFRGTAWRHWYLSDGGHFENLGGYELIRRRLPLIVLVDAEADPDGTFDGLAGLIRKARTDFGADIRFLDETALTDMGLARRFGPLEQLRHTRPLTDARNGVRKGHTAALCERHFALARVRYRADDGEAPDEGWLVYVKPTLTGAEPADLIEYLHRHPAFPHEPTSDQFFGESQWESYRMLGEHLAGQLCAEGAADGAWDFGELLRSGGVASSPTGTEDNGE comes from the coding sequence ATGCGGGAAGACTACCCCCGGGCACTGGCCGACCAGGAACAGGCACTTCTGCAGCGCCGGAGGGTGGCGGCCAGGGCTGCCCAGGATGGCGGCGGCGTCGGCTTCGGGCTCTCCGGGGGGGGCATCCGCAGCGCCACGTTCACCCTCGGTTTTTTCCAGGCGCTGGCCCGGGCCGGTCTGCTCCGTCACGTCGACTACCTCTCCACCGTCTCCGGTGGCGGCTATTTCGGCGCCTTCCTGGGACAGCTTTTCCGGCGGCCGGAGGTCGTCACCGGCGTCGACGACGTGGAGGCCATCCTTGCCGGGCAACCATCCTCCCGACCCGACAGCGCCAACGACATCGAACGGACCCGGCGCGGGATCCTCTCCTACCTGCGCGAGAACGGCCGCTACCTGTCGCCACGTGGGACGGGCGATCTGCTGCTGGGCGCCGCCGTCCTGCTGCGCAACCTGGTCAGCGTGCACCTGGTCCTGGCGATGTTGGTGCTGCTGGCCCTGCTGCTGGCCCAACTCGCCTACCTGCCGATCGTGTCTGCGGTGGCCGGGACAGTAAACACCATCGCTGCCTGGCCGCTCATCAGCCCCTACCTGTTCCTGGCCGGCCTCACAGTGGTGTTCGCCGCCGGGCCTGCGGGCTGGGCCTACTGGCTGATCGGGCACCCGCGTTCAGTACCTCGCCGGGAGTTCATCGCCAATCTGGGACCACCGGTGCTGCTGCTGTTGCTGTCGCTGGCTGCGCTGGTCGTCGGTGCCACCGGCGTCGACAACGCCACTGCCCTGCTGCTGGGCGGTACCACCGGCAGTCTGGTTGCGGCGACGGTTCTGCTGATCTTCCTGTTCACGGACCGGGCACTGCTGCGAATCGTGGAATCGGGCATCGGATCCGGCGAGGACGAATCCGCGGTGCATGTGGCCGCGGCGCGCAGCGGGGTTTCACGCGCTTTCCTGCGGGCGCTCACCGTCGCTGCGGCTCTGCTGTTGCTGGGCCTGGTGGACACCGCCGGCGGGCTACTCGCGGGCTGGAGCGCGGACGAGGCCGCAACGGGCCAGTTGACGGCCCTGGCCGCGACGCTTGCCGGCATCCTGGCCGGGGCGCAGAGACTCATCGCCCGCATCGTCCCCGAGACCCACGAACGGCCGGCCATACCGCTCGCCGTAACTGCACTGCTGCTCGCCATCGGCCTGCTATTGGTATACCTGGTCATCATGGCCGCCCTGGCCCACGGGCTCACAGGAGCCCATGGCGTGCTGATCACCGGCGACGCCGCCGAAGCGAGGGTCGGGCTCGCCTTCGGCGTGGTGCTGATACTGGCTGCTCTGGTGGCATGCTTCGGCAACAGCATGGCATTCCTCAACCGCTCCGGTCATCACGCGCTGTACATGGCGCGCCTGACCCGCGCCTACCTGGGTGCCTCCAACCCCCGGCGCCACGGCGGCACCGACAGTACCGTGCTGCGGGTGCAGCCCGGCGACAACACTTCCCTGCAGGCGTACCATCGAATCGCCGCCCACGAGACCGACGAGGAAGCCCGGGCCGCCGCGCCGCTGCATCTGGTCAACGTCACCGTCAACGAGACCATCGACGGACACTCGCAGATCCAGCAACGGGATCGCGGCGGCACCACGCTGGCCTTCGGGCCGTGTTCATTGAGTGTGGGTATCCGTCACCATGCCGTGTTCGCCCCGGGGTCGGCCCATGTGCCCGACTCCCCGGTCACCGTGTTCCCGGACAATGCCACCGATCCGGGCTACCGGGTGTTCGCCTACGCCCGCGAAGACGACGCCGACCCAGCCTACACCGGCGAACCCCTGTCTCTCGGCAATATCACGGCCATCTCCGGCGCCGCCGTCTCCACCGGTCTCGGCTCGCGCACCAGTCTGGCCATGAGCGTATTGATCGGCCTCGCCAACGTCCGCCTGGGCTACTGGTGGGACTCCGGCGTCGATCCGGACAACCGTCCCTGTGACGGCCGTCCCCGGGCGGGCTGGCGGCGCGTGTTCACCCGGGCCCTGCCGGTCTACAGCTTTCTCCTGGGCGAGCTGCTGGCCCGCTTCCGGGGCACCGCCTGGCGGCACTGGTACCTCTCCGATGGCGGCCACTTCGAGAACCTCGGTGGCTACGAACTGATCCGCCGTCGACTACCACTGATCGTCCTCGTGGACGCCGAGGCGGACCCCGACGGCACCTTCGACGGCCTGGCTGGCCTGATCCGCAAGGCCCGCACGGACTTCGGTGCGGACATCCGGTTCCTGGATGAAACCGCGCTCACGGACATGGGACTGGCGCGCCGGTTCGGCCCGCTGGAACAGCTCCGCCACACCCGGCCACTGACCGATGCCCGAAATGGAGTGAGGAAGGGCCACACGGCGGCCCTGTGCGAGCGTCACTTCGCCCTGGCCCGGGTTCGCTACCGTGCAGACGACGGTGAAGCGCCGGACGAAGGCTGGCTGGTGTATGTCAAACCGACCCTGACCGGTGCGGAACCGGCGGACCTCATCGAGTACCTGCACCGCCATCCCGCCTTCCCCCACGAACCCACCAGCGATCAGTTCTTCGGCGAGAGCCAGTGGGAGAGCTATCGCATGCTGGGCGAGCACCTGGCCGGCCAGCTCTGTGCCGAAGGAGCGGCCGACGGTGCCTGGGACTTCGGCGAACTGCTGCGGAGCGGCGGCGTCGCGTCCTCACCCACCGGCACCGAGGACAACGGCGAATGA
- a CDS encoding zinc metalloprotease HtpX, which yields MHLDSETFLRHKLVNLLRAVLLLTGMLLLLGLIGWVLAGWYGVLWAVLVGAVVLVVAPGVQPRLILSRSGARRLPREAAPVLYQVLERLYQRAGIQAAPQLWYVPSAALNAFAVGGRRSGAIAVTAGLLRALSLRQIAGVLAHETSHLRHNDTWVMALASLITELTSWMALFGQIMILLAIPYVLAGEVDIPWLVLLILVTVPTLSTLLQLSLSRNQEFNADLEAARLTGDPQGLAEALTRLERSRGAWLDRVFLPRRRPTWVPGWLRTHPETVERVKRLLDLTATPDMQPIVPLRTPLRAPHGVRASWGMRGPRSVGRRVFRL from the coding sequence ATGCACCTGGATTCCGAAACCTTCCTGCGCCACAAGCTGGTCAACCTGCTACGGGCCGTGCTGCTCTTGACCGGCATGCTGCTACTGCTCGGCCTCATCGGGTGGGTGCTTGCCGGTTGGTACGGCGTGCTTTGGGCGGTGCTGGTGGGCGCGGTGGTGCTGGTGGTGGCGCCGGGGGTTCAGCCGCGGCTGATCCTTTCGCGTTCCGGCGCGCGGCGGTTGCCCCGTGAAGCGGCGCCGGTGCTCTACCAGGTGTTGGAGCGCCTGTACCAGCGGGCAGGCATTCAGGCGGCACCACAGCTCTGGTACGTGCCCTCGGCGGCACTCAACGCGTTCGCGGTGGGCGGTCGGCGCAGCGGGGCCATTGCGGTCACCGCGGGACTGCTACGCGCCCTGTCCCTACGCCAGATTGCCGGTGTTCTGGCCCACGAGACCAGTCACCTGCGCCACAACGATACCTGGGTCATGGCCCTGGCCAGCCTGATCACGGAACTGACCTCGTGGATGGCCCTGTTCGGCCAGATAATGATCCTGCTGGCGATTCCGTATGTCCTGGCCGGTGAGGTGGATATTCCCTGGTTGGTGTTGCTGATTCTCGTGACCGTGCCTACGCTAAGCACGCTGCTGCAGTTGTCCCTGTCGCGCAACCAGGAGTTCAATGCCGATCTGGAGGCGGCGCGGCTGACCGGTGACCCGCAGGGCCTGGCAGAGGCACTGACCCGCCTGGAGCGTTCCCGGGGCGCGTGGCTGGATCGTGTTTTCCTGCCGCGCCGCCGACCGACCTGGGTGCCGGGCTGGCTGCGTACCCACCCGGAAACCGTTGAACGGGTCAAGCGGTTGCTGGATCTGACCGCGACACCTGATATGCAACCCATTGTGCCGCTGCGAACCCCGCTGCGGGCTCCCCACGGGGTCCGTGCTTCCTGGGGCATGCGTGGCCCACGCTCGGTGGGGCGGCGCGTGTTCCGTCTGTGA
- a CDS encoding alpha/beta-hydrolase family protein: MLLKRLFAQFSTAGLLLGTLFFAFSLTPSLLPRPFVVQGVISGLSFAAGYVLGYSAHWLWAYLELPEPRRRVDWWIKVVATAFCVLTAGVFLWRASEWQNSVRALMEMDEVGGVRAFSVAFIALLVFAVLLLIARCFRWTFRFLSSRLQRYVPRRVSHVVGVLAALALFWSVIDGVIFSYALRVADNSYQQLDTVIQDDLDPPTESTRAGSAESLITWEGLGGRGRRFVTVAPSAADLEDFHGEPMPDPIRVYVGLNAAETPRERAELALAELQRTGGFDRSVLILATPTGRGWLDPAAQDTVEYLHRGDIATVTAQYSYLPSPLSLMTEGEYGVEMARALFEEVYGYWTELPEDERPELYLHGLSLGALNSDRSFDVFDIIDDPFQGALWSGPPFRSETWRTVTRGRDGNSPAWLPRFRDGRVVRFMNQHRGLDEPDTDWGNFRIAFLQYASDPVTFFDPQMVWNEPAWMSGERGPDVSPDLRWFPVVTMLQVAADMAVGTAPRGYGHEYAYEHYIDAWVALTEPEGWSEREIERLKERFRDR; this comes from the coding sequence ATGCTGTTGAAACGCCTGTTCGCCCAATTCTCCACCGCGGGCCTGCTCCTGGGCACGCTGTTCTTCGCGTTTTCGTTGACGCCCAGCCTGCTGCCGCGGCCGTTCGTGGTCCAGGGGGTCATCTCCGGGCTCTCCTTCGCTGCCGGGTATGTCCTGGGTTACTCAGCGCACTGGCTCTGGGCCTACCTGGAGCTTCCCGAGCCGCGGCGGCGGGTGGACTGGTGGATCAAGGTGGTGGCAACCGCCTTCTGTGTCCTGACCGCCGGCGTGTTCCTGTGGCGTGCCTCCGAGTGGCAGAACTCCGTGCGTGCCCTCATGGAAATGGATGAGGTCGGTGGTGTGCGCGCCTTCAGCGTGGCGTTCATCGCGCTGCTGGTGTTCGCCGTGCTGCTGCTGATTGCGCGCTGCTTCCGCTGGACGTTCCGATTTCTCTCCAGCCGCCTCCAGCGTTACGTGCCCCGGCGCGTGTCCCACGTGGTGGGCGTGCTCGCCGCCCTGGCGCTGTTCTGGTCAGTGATCGACGGCGTGATCTTTTCCTACGCCCTGCGGGTGGCGGACAACTCCTATCAGCAGTTGGACACCGTGATCCAGGATGACCTGGATCCCCCCACCGAATCGACCCGGGCCGGCAGTGCGGAGTCATTGATCACCTGGGAGGGCCTGGGTGGCCGCGGGCGGCGTTTCGTCACGGTGGCACCCTCCGCGGCAGATCTGGAGGACTTCCACGGCGAGCCCATGCCGGACCCGATTCGCGTGTACGTGGGTCTGAATGCGGCCGAGACACCGCGGGAGCGGGCCGAGCTGGCACTGGCCGAGTTGCAACGCACCGGCGGATTTGACCGCTCGGTGCTGATTCTCGCCACGCCGACCGGGCGAGGCTGGCTCGATCCCGCCGCCCAGGATACGGTGGAATATCTGCACCGGGGCGATATCGCCACGGTCACCGCCCAGTACTCCTACCTACCGAGCCCCCTGTCACTGATGACCGAGGGTGAATACGGCGTCGAGATGGCCCGGGCGTTGTTCGAAGAGGTCTACGGTTACTGGACGGAGCTGCCCGAGGACGAGCGGCCCGAGCTCTACCTGCACGGGCTCAGCCTTGGTGCCCTCAACTCTGATCGCTCCTTTGACGTCTTCGATATCATCGACGATCCCTTCCAGGGCGCGTTGTGGAGCGGGCCGCCGTTTCGCAGCGAGACCTGGCGGACGGTCACCCGCGGCCGTGACGGGAACTCACCGGCCTGGCTGCCGCGTTTCCGCGATGGCCGGGTGGTGCGCTTCATGAACCAGCATCGAGGGCTGGACGAGCCGGACACCGACTGGGGCAATTTCCGCATCGCCTTTCTGCAGTACGCCAGTGATCCGGTGACCTTCTTCGATCCGCAGATGGTGTGGAACGAACCGGCCTGGATGAGTGGCGAACGCGGCCCCGATGTCTCTCCGGATCTACGCTGGTTCCCGGTGGTGACCATGCTGCAGGTGGCGGCGGACATGGCGGTGGGGACGGCGCCCCGGGGCTACGGCCACGAGTACGCCTACGAGCACTACATCGATGCCTGGGTCGCGCTCACGGAGCCGGAGGGCTGGTCGGAGAGGGAAATCGAGCGGCTGAAGGAGCGGTTCCGGGACCGATGA
- a CDS encoding SDR family NAD(P)-dependent oxidoreductase, translating to MRLFDLSGRSAIVTGAGRGIGRSIALGLAEAGCNLALCSRTPRELEEVAAAARGFGVDARAFPCDVTRPEEIQQAVEAAVEHFTRIDILVNNAGLTVKKPAEDYTTEDWRQIIDVNLTGVFLMAQAVGRQMIHQGDGRIINISSIAAETAITGSVAYCASKGGVKMVTRVLAAEWADRGIRVNAIAPAYTETPLVKAITDSRAGFADAIRQRTPLKRLGLPEEMVGAAIFLAADASSYVTGETIMVDGGWTAFGF from the coding sequence ATGCGCCTATTCGACCTGTCCGGCCGTTCGGCCATCGTCACCGGCGCCGGCCGGGGTATTGGCCGCAGCATCGCCCTGGGCCTCGCGGAAGCGGGCTGCAACCTGGCGCTGTGCAGCCGCACGCCCCGGGAGCTGGAGGAGGTGGCCGCCGCAGCGCGGGGATTCGGCGTCGATGCGCGGGCCTTCCCCTGCGATGTCACCCGCCCCGAGGAGATTCAGCAGGCAGTGGAGGCGGCGGTGGAGCACTTCACGCGCATCGACATCCTGGTGAACAACGCCGGCCTCACAGTGAAGAAGCCTGCCGAGGACTACACCACGGAGGACTGGCGTCAGATCATCGACGTGAACCTGACCGGCGTGTTTCTGATGGCCCAGGCCGTGGGGCGGCAGATGATTCACCAGGGGGACGGGCGAATCATCAACATCTCCTCCATCGCGGCGGAAACGGCCATCACCGGATCAGTGGCCTATTGCGCCAGCAAGGGCGGCGTGAAGATGGTCACCCGCGTACTGGCAGCGGAATGGGCCGACCGGGGCATCCGTGTCAATGCGATTGCCCCCGCCTATACGGAAACACCGCTGGTCAAGGCCATCACCGACTCGCGGGCGGGTTTCGCCGATGCGATCCGGCAACGCACGCCGCTCAAGCGACTCGGCCTGCCGGAGGAAATGGTGGGTGCCGCCATCTTTCTGGCCGCCGACGCCTCCTCGTACGTCACCGGCGAAACCATCATGGTGGACGGCGGCTGGACAGCGTTCGGGTTCTGA